In Rhipicephalus microplus isolate Deutch F79 unplaced genomic scaffold, USDA_Rmic scaffold_37, whole genome shotgun sequence, the genomic window ccgacttgtaatgttgaaaaacactacatctcactaagtgacattgtttaatgcggttttacgacggttgatatgtcaacctaacctaacattcgcacttgtatctaaagacgctcaattacactgtttcgttcacaattacgatatttgcttgacctcacagtttctcaccaacttattacagtacagaacgctgtatctcgctaaatgacatcgttctttaaggtttcacgatacttgcatgcgctttaccgagaatgtcacaacatagcactttcgcacttgtaacggtacaacacgcagtatttggcttgttcatgccgttttgtgtgctttcacaacattttacttatcgcagtttcgtactcgcaataaaacaacacaatctcgttagatgacgtcgtttttggtggtttcacgacgctacctagcttaaactaacataactcaacctaacataaccttcgcacttctatcgttagaaaacgttttactcgctactttacattgctttctacaacattacgacggtttcaagcgctttcccattagatattgcagttcccaacttgtaaaggtgaaaaacactgcatctcactaagtgacattgtttattgcggttttacgacggttcataccttaacctaacgtaacctaacctaacctaacccaacctaacctaacataacctaacctaacctaacctaacctaacctaggtgggcttggtgtctgtgccactgcacggatcactaatcaattcgctcccgctatgcagatggtccgttacgtcatcgctcatctgctgctacctgcgcttgcgcatgcggtagcgccggcggaacatggcttcagctgtcctggaagcgacgaaggcagcgcatgccctctgcctatcgtcaaatgcctggctcgaccagaagagggactctgggcagctgagctcaaccaagcctggacggttgcatcatcatcgacatccacgagcccgacacctataaaagaacaaggaccttcaacggagcgctgtgggcttggtgtctgtgccactgcacggatcactaatcaattcgctcccgctatgcagatggtccgttacgtcatcgctcatctgctgctacctgcgcttgcgcatgcggtagcgccggcggaacatggcttcagctgtcctggaagcgacgaaggcagcgcatgccctctgcctatcgtcaaatgcctggctcgaccagaagagggactctgggcagctgagctcaaccaagcctggacggttgcatcatcatcgacatccacgagcccgacacctataaaagaacaaggaccttcaacggagcgctgtgggcttggtgtctgtgccactgcacggatcactaatcaattcgctcccgctatgcagGTTGGTGAGCCCTACGTTGTCTTTTCGAAAAGATCTGGTAATTACTTTCTGGTACAGCTGCCAAGCCCGCATTGCTGTATGGTTATTATTGCCGAGTGTGTCCATGTAATTCGTGCACTACTAATTCTAGCTGGAGAtgttgaaactaaccctggccctTCAAATATCTCTGAGAACCTTCTTGCTGAATTGCGTAAGCTGTCTACAGGTCAAACACAACTAATTGCAGAAGTACAGGGCTTGAAGTCTCAGCTCGGTAACACCGATAAAACAATTGGCGAACTGAACAAAAGATTATCAGACCTTGAAAGTCATTATCAGTCTCTGGTACCACTTCGAAAAGAAATAGAAGTCCTGCGCGTTAACACGGAGCAGACCTCCTGCAGAATCTTTGCACTAGAAGCCCGTATTGATGACGCTGAAAATCGCTCAAGGCGAAACAACCTAATATTTTACGGTATCCCGGACCCTTCCGCATCTGAAACATTTTCTGAATCGGAGCGGCTGGTAATGAATCTTTGCCGGGACAACCTACAGGTTCACTTAGAACCAAGAGATATCGAACGCGCGCATCGTCTCGGTCGACATTCACCTGAACGCTCCCGGCCCATAATCGTGAAGATTGCTCTGCACAAGACAAAAACTGCAATATTATCGAATGGTCGCAAGCTTAAGGGGACAAGTTACGGCATAGGTGAAGACTTCTCACGCTCAGTCCAAAATGCTAGAAAACAACTAATTGCTTTTGCGAGAAGTAACAACAAGCCATTTTCAATGcacttcaaaacactgcacatgaaTCAGAAGCGCTACATTTTCGACGCCGAATCAAACACCGTCAAAGAACTATCGTAGCAATCAAGCCACcgggaaaaaaaaacgaccgcTGTTGCGGTTACTAGCAAAACTCTTTCACTTTCTGTTATTTAcactaacattcgcagtttcCTACCCAAACGGGAACTTATATCTAGCACTGTATCATCCTCTGAAAGCAATGTGCTATTACTTACCGAAACGTGGTTAACTGATGACATCCGTGATGACGAAGTTCTGTCAGAATTACCAAACTTCCAGTTGTACAGGAATAACCGCGCATCTACTCGTGGTGGCGGTGTACTCATTGCTGTTCACGAGCAATTATCTTGCTCAGTCGTACATATTAAAACAGAGCTAGAAATGCTCTGGGTACTTATTAAGGCACATCCTCAGTCCGTTGTACTGGGCGTTTGCTACCGACCACCCCGTGCTAGTTCCAATTTTAGCAACCAACTTAATCAGGCCATGTGCCAGCTCACGTCTGCTCATCCAAACGCGCACGTACTtttattcggtgattttaatttcccACAAATAGAATGGCGCACCAGCAATGTGCATTCATCTACGGGTGTAGGTGAAGCTAATGCGTTTCTTGATATTTGCCTAAACTTCAACATGACCCAACTAGTCACAGAGCCAACACGTGTATCGCAAGATACAGCCAGTGTCCTGGATCTGATACTAACCAACAATCCTGAAAGCCTGTCACGCATTCACTATCTACCcgaaatcagtgaccataagacaattcacgccactttttcttttcaaccgCTTAAACGAGAAACCTACAAAAAAACGATCCATCTATATGACAGAGGGGATTACGAAACAATAAACGAAGCTCTTAGCGCATTCTTCCACA contains:
- the LOC142786888 gene encoding uncharacterized protein LOC142786888 → MQMVRYVIAHLLLPALAHAVAPAEHGFSCPGSDEGSACPLPIVKCLARPEEGLWAAELNQAWTVASSSTSTSPTPIKEQGPSTERCGLGVCATARITNQFAPAMQVGEPYVVFSKRSGNYFLVQLPSPHCCMVIIAECVHVIRALLILAGDVETNPGPSNISENLLAELRKLSTGQTQLIAEVQGLKSQLGNTDKTIGELNKRLSDLESHYQSLVPLRKEIEVLRVNTEQTSCRIFALEARIDDAENRSRRNNLIFYGIPDPSASETFSESERLVMNLCRDNLQVHLEPRDIERAHRLGRHSPERSRPIIVKIALHKTKTAILSNGRKLKGTSYGIGEDFSRSVQNARKQLIAFARSNNKPFSMHFKTLHMNQKRYIFDAESNTVKELS